A genomic stretch from Mycobacterium malmoense includes:
- a CDS encoding DUF58 domain-containing protein — MIEGREVEFRWRASQLTRAIGTCAGVALAAAVIGARWQLIAFAAPLLGVLCSISWQRPVPKIRVHGKPNSQRCFENEQARLTVWLTEESAAAGPAELTVSAVPGMRLDVLDSDARHAKTVAVTAQRWGRYPIRARVDVVARGGLLAGTATVDAADVIVFPLTPPQSTPIPQTELLDRLGAHLTRHIGPGVEYGDIRPYVPGDQLRVVNWPVTARRRQLHVTQRLTDRALDVVVLIDTYRQPAGPATEATERVVRGAAQVVQTALRHGDRAGIVALGGNRPRWLGADIGQRQFYRVLDTVLGAGEQFENTTGTLAPRAAVPVGAIVIAFSTLLDTEFALALIDLRKRGHVVLAVDILDGSPFEGQQDALVDRMWALQRSAMYRDMATIGVDIVSWRGDSTLEQSMGVLPDRRRRVRGRLR, encoded by the coding sequence GTGATTGAGGGCCGTGAAGTCGAATTCCGCTGGCGCGCATCGCAACTGACGCGGGCGATCGGGACCTGCGCCGGGGTCGCGCTGGCCGCCGCCGTGATCGGCGCGCGCTGGCAGCTGATCGCCTTTGCGGCACCGCTGCTCGGTGTGCTGTGTTCGATCAGCTGGCAGCGCCCGGTGCCGAAGATCCGCGTGCACGGTAAGCCGAATTCGCAGCGATGCTTTGAAAACGAACAGGCGCGGCTGACCGTGTGGTTAACCGAAGAGTCCGCGGCGGCCGGACCGGCCGAGCTCACGGTTTCGGCCGTCCCGGGCATGCGGCTCGACGTGCTCGACTCCGATGCCCGTCACGCGAAAACCGTTGCGGTAACCGCACAACGGTGGGGCCGCTATCCCATCCGGGCCCGGGTCGACGTGGTCGCCCGCGGCGGGTTGCTGGCCGGAACGGCCACCGTCGACGCCGCCGACGTCATCGTGTTTCCGCTGACGCCACCGCAGTCGACGCCAATCCCGCAGACCGAGTTGCTCGACCGCCTGGGCGCTCACCTCACCCGGCATATCGGCCCGGGCGTCGAGTACGGCGACATTCGCCCCTACGTGCCCGGTGACCAGTTGCGGGTGGTGAACTGGCCGGTGACCGCGCGCCGCCGCCAATTACACGTGACGCAACGACTGACCGACCGTGCCCTCGACGTCGTGGTGCTGATCGACACCTATCGGCAGCCCGCGGGTCCCGCGACCGAGGCCACCGAACGGGTGGTACGCGGCGCGGCTCAGGTGGTGCAGACCGCGTTGCGGCACGGTGATCGCGCCGGGATCGTCGCCCTCGGCGGCAACCGCCCGCGGTGGCTCGGTGCCGACATCGGGCAGCGCCAGTTCTACCGGGTGCTCGACACCGTGCTCGGCGCCGGCGAGCAGTTCGAAAACACGACCGGCACATTGGCGCCGCGCGCGGCCGTTCCCGTGGGGGCGATCGTCATCGCGTTCTCCACGCTGCTCGATACGGAATTCGCGCTGGCGTTGATCGACCTCCGCAAACGCGGCCACGTCGTGCTCGCGGTCGACATCCTCGACGGCTCCCCGTTCGAAGGCCAGCAGGATGCCCTGGTGGATCGGATGTGGGCGTTGCAGCGCTCCGCCATGTATCGCGACATGGCCACCATCGGTGTCGACATCGTGTCTTGGCGAGGGGACAGCACCCTGGAGCAGTCGATGGGGGTGCTGCCGGATCGCCGGCGTCGGGTGCGGGGACGGCTCAGGTGA